Genomic window (Zingiber officinale cultivar Zhangliang chromosome 2B, Zo_v1.1, whole genome shotgun sequence):
TTGTTATCTAGTCCCTGGTCGAATGCTACTTATATAAGCttttccaggcacctggaacccctctgggcgcctggaccacgtgtCCCGATCAATTGACGCACTCTATGTAGGCTTATGGATGATTTTTCGGGTTCGGGCTCCTGGACCGAGTCTGGGGGATCGAACCGCCTCGCCTGGGTGCCCCTCGCCCGCCCGGGGCGagcctggtccgagcgcccggaccaacttttttagcttttcctttttttttcctaaaacaaagttagtccatgCAATGAAcaatatataatatgaatttgatagcatctgactgtccagttctgattttgagtttcgttgaaactataggtcgaaccgacgcttactgttccctcttcaagggaatgcgtcctcacctactcctctcaagagagtttatattttgtcagatcggtcctccagactgtctggacttttgctcagcattcgaaacttcaggtcttcatgttaAACGCCCGCTCTAcgactcgtccagacttccacctggtctgcATCCAcgaggattttcacctagagtccccgactctaggatttcgcccaaagtgcttGATCTGCGAAGACTTCGCCTTATCCAACCGTAGCTACGACTTTCCACCAccaagggttacctccccctaagattttccacctgcctagaatccaataggacttttacctaagaatacTTAAAACTTTCTTGCAatctcattcacacttgttagacaacaaataaccttaactttggatcctttgctataatcaaaatttaggttcaatCGTCTGGTACTTCTTGCATCAATAGATACCATCTGTTTTGTCGAATAAGTACGCTTCCAAGGTGTGACAGGAAGTATTATAATTGTTAATTGATTTGATTTTATAGTTGATTGATAAATAAGCattatattcttttatttttttatcattgcACCTAGCTTATAAATAGGGATGTTTGGTATAAATAATAGAGAATACAATTCTAGCTTTAATTTTCTATTCCGCTGCTATTAAATTATAATacttattaatattaattttaatatttaaaaattgttattataatatttttaaattataaattataattttattaaaattatttattttttctcacAATAATTAGAGACCTATTTAACTATTAAGTAACCAACATTTGACCATCCTTTATGAAAAAAAGTCATACTCTTGAAGCATTgagtattaaaataaataaatcaaattgatATGATATTTTATTGCATGGTATAGTTCCTTGGTTGCCttgtcaaaaagaaaattaaaataataataataataattttaattaattttattaattatttttaggatgatgaaattaaaattttttatcgatCATCAAAATATATCGAAAAACGCACGTGATGTCTTATTCAGAAGTTCAGAATCATTTTCAAAAGAAATGGAGTTATCatgacatatgatttttttcaACCCAAATCTCCCATTATTAAgtgatataaataaaaataaataattttaataaaaatttgatttaaaatttaaaaaatattaataatcattttaaaataataataataatatttttttaaaaaaaactattaaatGTTAATGGTTTTATGCGAATATGTTTGACTTAATTTTTGGTTCCAATTGATCAAAATAAACATAACGAATAAAATGTTAAATAATATGGTGTgatatgaaaatttaaatttttttgaatatgTTATAAATCGAgacaaaaagaaaattatagttaGCCAGATATAAGaatcattaaataaaataataaataaaaaggaaattatttgtATATTTAAATgtgtaatttatatttttttgttcttttaaataaaaataaatggaagggaatttattattttaataacattaattttattattaatttttattaaattttaaaaatatattaatagaGAGATAATTACGTACACTTTGTATaaatttagatttattattttGACATTAATGGAGGCTTATATAtggtataaattttaaaatttcttaacaTTAATATAGATAagcttaaattaatttaacattgATTTCATACCAATTATAAGATTACATTAAtgataaattaaacatttaaaagATTACATATAATttccattttatttattttttttatttaataattattatatcttactaattataaatttttataataaattataaatttaaagaatGCAAATAAGTTCCAttcattcttttttttatttaatgattCTTAAATTTTACCAACAATAGAATCTTTATTTGTGTATTTATAAGTGAGAATGGGTCAAGATTTACTACATATTGCAATACTAAACTTTCACATCATGTTACTTCGTATTTTATTTCTGATGATTATTTCAATTGTTGGGACACAAGCAAGATCATGGAACAAGAAAGCTAAGCATTCGTTTAAAACCATTCAGGTCGTTATTAATGTTTTTTGATAAATTataaatgatatttttattaaaattatttattttttgttagaCGATAACTGGAGATCTATTTGACTGTGTTGATATGTATAAACAACCAGCATTTGACCACCCTTTGTTGAAAAATCACACACTTCAGGTATTGAGCATAAAAAAGCATAAATCAAattgatattatattttttattgcaTTGTATAGTTCATTCAGCCTTTTAACTGGCCTAATAATCTTTGCAGTTAAAACCAAGCAATCTTCCAAAAGGAATGAAACTGGCAAAATCTAAACCAGCTTCTTTTTATGGATTCAATgatacttgtccttatggtactgTTCTCATCCACCGTACTCGAAAACAAGATTTAATTGAGTCTCAGCTCTTGAGAAGTCAATTTAGAGCACAAGTTGCAGCTAACGATCCAATTACGAAAGGAAGTCACGtgagttattattattttttttttatcacttttattattattattattattttaattcgatatttatagagttcaaagaTAAATAATATTTGCATATACATAGTACGCAATAATTCAATCTGAAAGTGGTCCATTTTATGGAGCATATGCAAAAATGGCGACATATAAGCTTCCAGATCTACAAGCCGATCAATCATCATCCAGCACTATATATCTTTTTGGCGATACAAACGTTCCAAACAATGAACTCAATGTGATCCAGGCTGGTTGGCATGTAAGCTAATATAAAACATTTACTAATATTGTTTTATATTATCACTAATAAATATCTAATTTCGCAGATTTCAACATTCTTGTATAATTCCAGTTATCCTCGATTTTTTACTGCTTGGACTGTAAGtataaatcttttattttttgttatatatatatatattcttagataaaatatttaattatgtaTTTTCAGAGCGATGGGTATGAGAAAGGATGTATAAATTTGCTATGTGCTGGTTTTGTTAGCACCACTAATATTTATGGGCCTGGAAGTTTTATTCCTGAATTTTCCACTTACGGCGGTGAACAAAAATATCTATCTATACTAATCACTAGggtaatttctttcttttttttaaatgtgttgtttaaaatttttattgaagTTTAATCCTTATTAATAAATTTTGTGTATTTTCATTTATAGGATTCTAATACAGGGAATTGGTGGGTTACATATAATGATCAACTACCAATTGGGTATTTTCCTAAGGAATTACTTCCAAAGATGGATGATTATGCAAACTCAATGCAAATGGGTGGGCATGTTAACTCTCCCTTGAATGTGCCTAGTCCTCCGATGGGTAGTGGTCATCCAAGTTATGAAGGACGTAATAAAGCTGCTTATTTCATTCAAGTTCAGTTTGTGAATAAATTGAATAGCATGTTCGTTTTGAATGCTGATTATCTTGAAACTAACATTGATATCGGTGATTATTATAGTATATCGGATAATCGTTATGTAGATGATAAAGATAAATATGTTTTTGCTTATGGAGGAGCTGGAGGTTTCAAATAAGAGATATTAATCTTCTGTGTAATAAATTATCTAAAGttcattaataaatttatatgaacTCTTTTTTTGGTTATtgttcaagattttttttttttaatttagatctATGTTTTTTAAAAGGAATTATTTTAGCCCAAAACAAACCACTGGCTAGATTCAAAATGGACTTTTATCCCAAACCGACCTTCCATTGTGATATCAACCATTTTGCATTTTCAGGATCCTTTTCCAAATGTAGAGATTCTCTCTTTTATATAGAGGAATTATGTAATCACATCTATAGATTATATTCAAATATGAACTAGTGCATGTGCATCAACTAGGCTAATGCATGTGCATTTCTATCTTAAATCCGGTTGTAGATAAGGGGACTTGTACTTTGCATCGGTTGTGGCAGCTTGATGGCATCAACGTAACTTATGTTTTCTTCCTCCGTTATCATCCTCATGTTTAGGGGTGATCAAaatatcaaataaattaaaataatcaaatgaatcaatttattttaaaaatccaatTTGGTTAATTCAGAAagctatttattttttaaattaatctcaatttatttagttcaattttaattataaaattttgaatttgattaaacTGAACTTCCAATAATCATTATAATTAATCAATAGTCATTACCTGAGCTTGTTTGGAGGATTGTCGTGTCTTAGTGGAAAGATACTTAAACCATGTCTTGGAAAGATACTAagaatatataaaagaataaaatattatgttaatgaattaaaataaaatttatttataattatttaataaattaattttcaaattatataaattacaaacatattaattttctatttaaattttttaaatagatttattgataaatataattttgtatcaAATTTTGTTATTactctgtatttatttttatttataaaaaataatttataaattctgattctaatttattttaagttccattttaatttttttatatattatttttttatttaagtgaAATAGAATACTAATTTAGTAGTAAATCCatttttgatttaataaaatttgaaactaattttatttctattttaaaaatccatattttagtTTATTATTGATATTAATTAGCTGGGATTGAATTTATTTTGTAGTTGCACCTTATATATACATTGAAAAAAATAGTGATAACTGTGTATCTATCTATCATTTTGTTTATACAACGTTAAATATTAAATGCCAAAATTTGCATAGGCTTGAGTTTCAAAGATACTAACTTCGGCAATTTACCATAAGACGTACGTGGTATACTGTATTTATCAAAAGGCATATCACCGTTTGGTATTTACCGAAAGACGCAGGTAAGTGATGTGTAATATTGAATATAACCCTCCCGCCAATCTCCTTTGATCAATCATCATTTCCCAGGCATCCGAACcacatttttaaataactttgatttaaaaaaaataaatttgatcatTAGTGTACCTCCCTCCTTCGTGCCATGCGAATGCAGCTCCTTCTTGTGAAACTCTAGTTTAGTGACCTCGAGTGTTTCTCAAGCGGCATCAAGCATTTCAGTTCAATTAAAAACTAGGACTGTTCGCGAGCCAACAGTGAAGGATTCTAGGGTTTACATCAATCAGCTAGTATCATAATGGCACAAAGACGTCGATCGGgtgtatcatcatcctctccacacTAATTAGCTGTAAAagttatcattttacaaactaTGTGATCTTGAGAAGCTGAACTagtatgatttaattttttttatttttataaagtatagggttcagttgatgttggacagaaactgcattggaacagtgtcctcgatcactttaaaagtttttttcaagcatccacgaagaaaggaacgcatgaagggtctgttattttacatgaccgatACATAGTGCTAATAAAACAGTCAccctttcgtatttttttggacatagaagatatgcagcacatccgtgggattttgataaatatatttcaaaattgggattcaagtagtcaaacctttagattctcaggtacaatttataatttcgtattttaatcacaaagtagttgtatagtaaaatttaatcttttgcTAAACGTGAGCCTGATACGAtgccgtatcaggcccaacgtgggcctgatacgatgtcgTATCAGGCCTATCGTGTGCTTGATATGGCATCGTATCATGTCCAcggtgttcctaatacttttgtatgtgttggtagaaGTCTAATAATAAGTTAACTTGGTTAGGTGTTCCGGTTGgcttcacaagaggagacgtttcattgctgcttggtattgcagaccgaggagcttcaattccgatgaattcagctaaagcatccagtgacatctttctaacttacttctcaaacaaaaaagaagctactagatcaagaattgaggagtttcttaaattttatggcaatcgcgttgaaggcgaagatgatgttttattattttgcaaattctatattttgtatatatttgtttgtgtcttattttcttctagtacatataaggtctcgttaagtcttatagatatagtagatgattttgagaatcttgatagattcaactgggttgaagcaatccatgaatttatggctccacaattacctaagattggggacatattttcatcaactgagacaaaatagtctaacaccaacctcccttacctaaagggatttgctggtcttttggcagtaagtgtataatttatgtgaaattttttaatattttacggatatttttaaaattgttaacccttgtgatggtgaatcaggcatggttgttggagcatgttccaatccaaaaaccatacaaaataaaaggagcaagaataaataagtggaggaatattccttcacatattagtaaggtgagggaaTTGATTGACCAAgtctcatctgaagaggtaaattttgaatactttcactatagtttggttaaaaagtcttgttttaacatgtggtttaataTTCCTACAGGTcgtgattgacctaatccctaacccagatgaaagatcattggttgagaacATTGCTGGCATTGATGacagtccacatgcaatggaggcatcacaaattgaagtcacTATAGGAGGAAGGCATATTAATAAGGAGTGctgtaattgcattattcaagcaaacagaattaaagagctaacaatggagaacatgcaattgaaggagagggtgaaagaattacttaaaatagttgaaaataaatgcatggaatctcaatatagcgaaTCTGTAGATgatcctcaaattgaacctgtatgtgttacaacaagaagtaggagaggacatgacagaagtcgctatgattacaaggatactccaattgatagtccattgtggctcaaaactttacctaagaggcagcaTAGAAATATACAAATAAATGAGCCCGCGGAGAAAGTTACAAGTCTAGGAGAAGGAAAAAAGTTGTAAAAGAATATGTTGTTGTGGGCAATGGGAATGGAAAAATTGatttggatgaaatggaagaagaaattaatattgtacaattgatggaagacaaatctgatgaagaggcagagaatgatgtagatatgtttgccaaatatgacaaaatgaggaaacaagcaattGTTGTAAGACGATATCTGcaaatttcattgtaatttgttagatttaatggATTAGCTAATTGCCTTTTTTGTTTGTgtgcatagtatgtgaagaagcaatttaagtcttccaagaaaaaaaaacaagacgaagaggtggcgtacttgttaaaagccttggagaaaataaagtatgtaaattaCATAGTTGATTAGTCAAgactattatatgcttctctaatTACATAGTTGAGCTAAggttatcaaaattaaatttgtaaaaataatctctgatttgtttactttgtaggtttacaaatgatatagtttgggaggaaccacccttttgtttaaatttgtattcccttttatctgatgtgaatggagagatgttgacaagaggggatgtaatcgacacgtattgtaaaattctatttaggggggcattcccgtctggaagcacatacaacaagtcaatatattgttcaacattcttcacagtaagAAATTGATTTGAGTATagtaaaaattagaattctttttattatttggttatgtatgtatgactctgcatatttgtagtcattaatgaaatcgtcaagtaagtttgccttccaacacctgataaagacggatagaggagatgaagaggtaggtatatatttatacctttgtgcagtgataatacacacttccacttgctgctggtggacaccaaatcaatgacgttcaatcagtacaattctctaacaagtggaagtaaatacaaatatgaatttgaagcagcagtgagcatctaataataatgtgtatgattgtattttaatataaatgctagttgatggaaaatggaaatttcctcttcaatcttcaggtatcagaatttaaattatatagtcgtgagcaccttgctgctattcatccaaacttggaaagGCATTATCCGTTCGATAAATGGGTCTCTCGCACaatagaatgtccacaacaataagcaaggtaaatcgagcacatagtgtgaatataaattattgataaaaaaaatattgaccatAAAAATATTGTTGTTATTTACAAcgttgactgtggcttctttgtgatgcaatacattcgatgtctcctatatgatatgaagatggacttcaaacaaagagacatgaaaaagattagaattgatgtaatggtatcaattttgagggataagtattttaaaacattggattaaatatccagtcttataaggcaaaaacttgtatagAATGTAAATGAACTTATTACGTAGTGTAGGTAGTTTAATATCTTTATATGTAGTTTTTGTTATATAATACAGTGGTATGTATTATATGAGAAGATTATAAActgtcactggaatattaataatattgcatagtgattagtcaaatataaGTCACAATATACAAAATTCGATGCTGGTTCTTATCAGTGGAAAGAGACAAAATGTATATAAGTTATACTGcacaccatttctatcttctcaaaactaaaaacatagtaacggttgggattgtttaaaaaatcaaataagcTCAGATCAACAGTCGATTTCAAGAGCACAAGGTCActaggttccgtgccaactggcacggagcaataccttctcagacagggggtataaatactttttgacaccagatataccttctcccccAGTCAGACTTTCACAGGGAACgttatttcaggtaaatccaagaaggggagggtcatcagtgggttttggtcaaaacccactgatggacctagacacctctgattggacccaatTAAGTtttagtggtattctggagttgcaaggactccaaatctgctggaaaatccttatttaaatctctataggtgttgggaaaaaataaaatataatcaacctccgttgggcctgatatgagtgcatattaggctcaacgtgggcctgatatgagtgcatatcaagcccaacgtgggtctgatatgagtgcatatcaggcccaacgtgggcctggtatcatatcatttcataaatcttgattctatctccccctaatataaactccaaacattctaacaggggcctgatcaaaaaaataaaataagatcaattttaaaaatccccTTCCATAGGgtttaaaagaaaagttatgcactgttccgtgccaactggcatggagcaataccttcttagacatgggtgtataaatacgttttgacactaGATATATCTTATCCCCAGTTAGAACTTCACAGGGaatgtgatttcaggtaaatccaagtaggggagggtcatcagtgggttttggtgaaaacccactgatggacctagtcACCTCttattggacccatttcagttcgagtggtaatCTGGAGTtgtaaggactccaaatctgctggcaaatccttatttaaagctctataggtgctgggaaaaaaataaaatataatcagcctccgttgggtctgatatgcttgaatatcaggcccaacgtgggcctgatatgagtgcatatcaggcccaacgtgggcctggtatcgtatcgtttcataaagcttgattctatcttcccctaatataaactccaaacattccaACAGTGGtttgatcaaaaaaataaaataagatcaattttaaaagtccccttccatatggttgaaaagaaaagttgtgcacCGTTCTGTGCCAACTGGCATGGAGCTATATCTTCTTATacatggggtataaatacgtttttaCACCAGATATACCTTATCCCCAGTCagaacttcacagggaacgtgatttcagataaatccaagtaggggaggtccatcagtgggttttgggtgaaaatccactgatggacctagacacctctgattggacccatttcaggtCAAGTGGTATTatagagttgcaaggactccaaatctgctggaaaattcttatttaaagctctataggtactgagaaaaaaataaaatataatcagcctccgttgggcctgatatgcttgaatatcaggcccaacgtgggcttgatatgagtgcatatcaggcccaacgtgggcctggtatcgtatcgtttcataaaacATTAAATATCCATAGTATTTTAAGGCAAAAACTTGTAGAGAATGTAAATTAAGTTACGTAGTGTAAGTAGTTTTATATatttgtatgtagtctttgttgttTAATACAGTATTATGTATTATATGAGAAGAGGATAAACTGGCACTGGAATATTAAttatattgcatagtgattagtcaaatataaGTCACAATATCCTGTGACATCCAAATTGTGATGCTGGTTCTTATCAGTGAAAATAGAGataatgtatataagttgtactgcacaccatatctatcttctcaaaactaaaAACATGGTAACAATTGGGATTGTTTAGAAAATCAAATAGGATCGGACCAACACTCAGTTTCAAGAGAACAAGGTAGCCTATGAAATTTGAATTAGGCATGTAAATATGGAACACCAAAGTAACTAAGTTAcgagaaaaaaaaattggttcttaGTCTTGAAACTACAAGAGGCACTGTTCTGTGGCAACTAgcacggagccataccttctaatgcatggtgtataaattctatttgacaccatatataccatctacccaccaagaccttcacaagggacttgatttcatgtaaatccaagtaggggagacccatcagtgggttttggtcaaaatccactgatggacctagatacctttgattgtacccatttcagttcgagtgggattctAAAATTCCAAGGACTCCATCGGTGCTagcaaatcatggtttaaagctcCATAGCTGTGGTGGCACgtgatggaaaaaaaaatcaggcaccgttggtcctgatatgcttgaatatcaggcccaacgtgggcctgatatgagagcatatcaggcccaaagtgggcctggtatggtatcctttcttataaatttatactatcttcccctttctataaactcaaaatgtgctatcatgctccttatgaaaaaataaaaataaaataaaattagaaggtgctaccatagggtttaagtctatagcatgaccataagtggaatatgtggcaactggcacggagtcataccttctaatccatggtgtataaattctgtttgacaccatatataccatctccccaccaagatctTCACagaggacttgatttcatgtaaatccaagtagggcagaaccatcagtgagttttggtcaaaatccactaatggacctagacacctctaattcgactcatttcagttcgagtggtattctggAATTTCAAGGACTCCATCGGTGCTagcaaatcatggtttaaagctcCATAGCTGTGGTGGCATGTGATGGAAAAAAAATAggcaccgttgggcctgatattctaccatatcaggcccaacttggGTCTGATATTAAAgagtattatttcaaaataataataattaatcttacacataaatcgagtcgattaaatttaaaataaaataatgggaTATCATGCCCAAGTTTCAATCTGCAAAAGCGCACACTCTCCTGCTTCGGTCGTCATCTTCTTCTCGAAACCATTCTACGCAGCTCCGTTCGAGGTGTGACTCTACCTTCACCGGCGTTCGAGAATCAGTTTCGTACGTAGATCGGTTGCTCATTTAGTTATGCTTTCTATAaccgtttaacctagggtttgtgtGGGCGTGTTAGAATAAGAGCGTAGTCGTTATTACGGGATCTAAGAGTTATTTTTCTAGGTGTGGTTATACAGTAGCTAGGTTCGCAATAGCAACAAAAGAAGCGTCGACAAGTGTGAGTGTTGATCGACCAAATTATCCAAGTTAtgtcaacagaggaagaactaaaagaatgaactggaaaagtaccaTTTGCCATTTCAGAAAGTTTATCTCTTCTGTTATCCCGACTGCAGAACAAGAACAGAAGATTCGAGACACACCTTTTTCATGGATCCTCAACCTCCCTgatagttcttttgtaagagctcaagtacaaaatatatttgataattgggatcatgaggaaaaaaactttatcttccatggACAGAAGCTCAAATTTACAAAGGTAGATGTGAGACTGATTCTtggcctacccgacaatggagaGATAGTTCGTCTCAATTTAAATGAGGCTTCAAGTGCACTGTACATGGAGTTTTTCCGAAATTCGGATTGTTCTGCCAGACATTTGGAGAAACTGATTAGGAAGTCGAGATCAAATGACAAGTTGTAATGTCAGCTGTATATCCTGTATTTTTTTGCAACTGTTCTGTTTTgtgggagtagcagtgttctcagaatacctttgctctccctaattgactgtgtagatgattttgacaacttagctaggtttaactggtgcaatgcagtatacagtttcatggctcaacaattagactccattggattgaagcttacattaagaccaaaaccacaggttgctgatgcaacgcccaaggcccccttgctcaagggatttccaaatattttggctgtaagtccgattacatatatatcatgatatttgtaaagattatgaattatttttataatcatattgtaggtatggATGTGTGAGCACAGCAGCATTATTGATCCAGACCATCCAGAAAAATTGCCAAGAATACTACGGTGGAGGTGGCCTAACTATCATATTGACACAGTCAAAAAAATGATAGACTGTGTaactataaataaaattttagtagatttaattccgGCAGAATCAGAGTTGGATTTACTACCAAACCGGCCTCAGCCAACTGAGTCtcttgagttggttggccaaggATCTTTACAGCAAGCCGAAGAAGGTCTACTGCAGTGTGACGATACAGTAGATTGTATTTTGTGCAAGgaaaaggataaaaaaaattgatagttTAAAGCAAGAATTACATAAAGCTACTCAAAGTTTGGAGCTCTACTACAAAATGAGCCTAAGGTATCACTTTGGGAGCAACACTTTAGTAAATTGTTGTCATATATCAAGTTTTGGAAAAAACATGCAACACTTTCAAATAAGTGTTGCATTATAACTAAAATGCAACACATTTTTTTAAAAGTGTTGCAGTTGATATTAGAAAAGGCAACACTTTTGTAAAAGTGTTGCAATAGTGCAGGAATACGTAACACTTTTTAAATGCGTTGCAGTAGTAGT
Coding sequences:
- the LOC122048799 gene encoding uncharacterized protein LOC122048799, which translates into the protein MSEVPSCSSINFSHSFFVLENGPTRFSSSLCPSSVVKREDEACLDDYSHIDVCLEMTITGDLFDCVDMYKQPAFDHPLLKNHTLQLKPSNLPKGMKLAKSKPASFYGFNDTCPYGTVLIHRTRKQDLIESQLLRSQFRAQVAANDPITKGSHYAIIQSESGPFYGAYAKMATYKLPDLQADQSSSSTIYLFGDTNVPNNELNVIQAGWHISTFLYNSSYPRFFTAWTSDGYEKGCINLLCAGFVSTTNIYGPGSFIPEFSTYGGEQKYLSILITRDSNTGNWWVTYNDQLPIGYFPKELLPKMDDYANSMQMGGHVNSPLNVPSPPMGSGHPSYEGRNKAAYFIQVQFVNKLNSMFVLNADYLETNIDIGDYYSISDNRYVDDKDKYVFAYGGAGGFK